The genomic DNA TGATGGAGTGACACCATTTATATTGTTTTCTGCAACGCAGGATATTCCAGCTAACACAGAACTGTTATTGGATTATGGTCAGCCATACTGGTCTGATCATAATGGTAATGATGATGTGTCTAATCCAGATGCCAATGCCTATAGGTCTTGCTTAGCGCAAAAAAAACATTACGTAGGGCAAAGCAACAGTATAATGGTACTGAAATTGTTTAACAAACACAACCCTGACTTATATCAAAAATTATTAGAATATATAGAGACCCCGTGCTTTAATGCATTAGAAGGTAAAGATAGAATGGTAGAATGCAGAAAAATTGATGATGCCAACACAATAGATTATCGTATATACAAACTGCCAGGCGAAGCAGCTATAGGGAAACCATCTCAAGATTATTACTCAATTGACTGGAATCCATCTGTTGGATTGGATGCATTGAACAAATATACTTATCTATTCACACCTGTGGATCGGCCCATTATCTCCTTCGATAAAAAGTCTGGCTCGATGGGATAGCAAATATCGCTCACCTGTTAGTGTTTTACTAGGCGGCCAGCCAGAGGCGTGAATGGATACATAATATTTATGTCTTAAGCCCACGCCATTGATTAAACAGATATGCAAGCGGAGTAGGAGGGATTCGAACCCCCGGTACCTCTTTCAAGGTACACCCGTTTTCGAGACGGATACCTTCAACCACTCAGACACTACTCCAATAGCTATATGGCTCTATATGACACCACCATGGTCTTACTTGAACATGCGTATGCGTTTAGCAAACTTCTTAATTTTATACAAGACACGAGGATGGCTAAGCATCGCTTTAGACTTTGGCACAGGCAGCCCCAAAACATGGGTACTATGAAAGGCATCCTTAATAAACTCCCTTCTAAAATTTTTCTTACTTTCAGATACAAGGTTAACCGCATGCTGGCTATCAAGCGAAACTTGCATATCATGATGGCCATATGGTTTACCTACTACAAAAAAAGTATAGATGCTATTTAAAGCCTTAAAACGATGCTTCTTTTTCTTATGTAGGAGGTCTCTAAAATCACTCCCTCCCCCTCCTATTGCTAGTATAGGAAGTTGTTCATGAGGCAGCCATGCTTTAACCTTTCCCAAAAAACCGCTACCCTCTATCAAGTCTCTACCAGCAGGGCTACGACACACCTCTTGATTGACTTGCACATTTAACCCAATCTGCTTCTGAAAGTGCGTTTCATCAAACCCAAGGCTAAGCGACAGCATACGGAGGTCCTCCAAAACAGGATCCGTTAAATGTTGTGAGAGCATTTCAGCATCCACCCGAGCACCAGCCACCCCTTTCCATGGCGTAGCTGCCGTAACCAGCCCTTTTATCTTGAAAAGGTGGCCATATAACTTATAAAAAGCATAAGCAACGAGGCCGCCCAAACTATGCCCTACCAGCAACATAGGTCTATCAGATAGGCCTGATACCTTACCAGAGAGCTCTTGAAAGTAAGCTTCGGCTTGTTGTTCTATAGAAAGCTTAATACTCTCCCTACCTTCCACACTAGCCAAAGCCACTACAGAAGCAGTAGGAAAAGCTTCTTCAAGCCCCTGTTTCAGGCTATCAAAAGAGGCAGCTTTATTGCCTAACCCATGAAATAAGGT from Cardinium endosymbiont of Philonthus spinipes includes the following:
- a CDS encoding alpha/beta hydrolase; the protein is MSYIFYTVQSILFCLWLFPNCVQAKSCKDQQKPVITLFHGLGNKAASFDSLKQGLEEAFPTASVVALASVEGRESIKLSIEQQAEAYFQELSGKVSGLSDRPMLLVGHSLGGLVAYAFYKLYGHLFKIKGLVTAATPWKGVAGARVDAEMLSQHLTDPVLEDLRMLSLSLGFDETHFQKQIGLNVQVNQEVCRSPAGRDLIEGSGFLGKVKAWLPHEQLPILAIGGGGSDFRDLLHKKKKHRFKALNSIYTFFVVGKPYGHHDMQVSLDSQHAVNLVSESKKNFRREFIKDAFHSTHVLGLPVPKSKAMLSHPRVLYKIKKFAKRIRMFK